Proteins co-encoded in one Waddlia chondrophila WSU 86-1044 genomic window:
- a CDS encoding aconitate hydratase, protein MTSQFNTLKALPGKPNHYYYSLPALEKQGIGKISRLPISIRVVLESVLRNCDEKKITAENVKQLANWNAEKPGNAEIPFVVARVLLQDFTGVPLLVDLAAMREAIAAKGMDPGLIEPLVPVDLIIDHSVQVDRFGTEDSYLFNLKTEFERNQERYEFLKWGSQAFQTLKIVPPGIGICHQVNLELISTVVSKKEANNGYLLYPDTLVGTDSHTTMVNGLGVVGWGVGGIEAEAAMLGQPVFIPMPEVIGLHMSGQLREGVTATDLTLRVTELLRAENVVGKFVEYFGDGAASLSVADRATMANMSPEYGATIGFYPVDEKSLDYMRMTGRSEEHIAIVREYLEAQGMFGIPRQGEVDYTKVLELDLSSVNPCVSGPKRPQDRIELSQVKMKFEELMKLPLERGGYGKGGQLERPKVCVHSGGTILLSREYVSGGKETLESDDGHIPEMDEAEMVANRPITYAVSKGPQEPVQIDGTVCDTVLTHGSVVIAAITSCTNTSNPNVMIGAGLLAKKAVEKGLKVNKRVKTSLAPGSRVVTDYLEKSGLQRYLNALGFNLVAYGCTTCIGNSGPLDDEMEEAIRSADLVTASVLSGNRNFEARIHGSVKANFLMSPPLVVAFAIAGRIDINFDQEPLGYDREGNEVYLKDVWPTQEEVNEAIQRSLKPTMFSERYSNVESDNPVWKGIEVGKGLQYPWKDSSTYIQCPPYFAGFEKTLPEMPPLEGMRPLAIYGDSVTTDHISPAGAFKSDTSAGKYLISKGVEEKRFNSYGSRRGNHNVMMRGTFANVRIRNQMADGKEGGWTKLMPEGKLMPLFDASQEYQKRKIPLIVFAGKDYGMGSSRDWAAKGTALLGVHAVVAGSFERIHRSNLVGMGVLPLQFMAGDNADSLGLTGEEIISVKGLEEGIRAGQEVELHIEKDGKVHKVPVIVRLETPVEVDYYKHGGIMPYVLRQLIA, encoded by the coding sequence ATGACGTCCCAGTTCAATACACTCAAAGCGCTGCCAGGAAAACCTAATCATTATTATTATTCGCTGCCTGCTCTTGAAAAGCAGGGAATTGGTAAGATCAGCCGGTTGCCGATCTCTATCCGCGTCGTTTTAGAGTCTGTTTTGCGCAACTGCGACGAAAAAAAAATCACAGCAGAGAATGTCAAACAGCTAGCCAATTGGAATGCGGAAAAGCCGGGAAATGCGGAAATCCCTTTCGTTGTGGCGCGGGTTTTACTGCAGGATTTTACAGGGGTTCCGTTGCTTGTGGACCTAGCTGCAATGAGGGAAGCGATTGCGGCGAAAGGGATGGATCCCGGGTTGATCGAACCGTTAGTGCCGGTGGATTTAATTATCGACCATTCAGTCCAAGTTGATCGGTTCGGTACCGAAGACTCCTATCTTTTCAACCTTAAGACGGAATTTGAACGAAATCAAGAAAGATACGAGTTCTTGAAGTGGGGATCTCAGGCGTTTCAGACATTAAAGATTGTTCCTCCAGGAATCGGGATCTGCCACCAGGTGAACTTGGAGTTAATCTCTACGGTTGTTTCTAAAAAGGAGGCAAATAACGGCTATCTCCTTTATCCCGATACATTAGTAGGAACAGATTCGCATACGACGATGGTCAATGGCTTGGGTGTTGTCGGATGGGGAGTCGGAGGGATCGAGGCTGAAGCTGCGATGCTCGGACAGCCTGTTTTTATTCCCATGCCAGAAGTGATCGGACTGCATATGTCGGGGCAGCTGAGAGAGGGAGTGACGGCAACCGATTTGACTTTAAGAGTTACCGAGCTATTAAGAGCAGAAAATGTGGTGGGCAAGTTTGTTGAGTATTTCGGCGATGGAGCAGCAAGTCTTTCTGTTGCAGACAGAGCAACTATGGCAAACATGTCTCCCGAATATGGGGCAACGATCGGCTTTTATCCAGTGGATGAGAAAAGCCTGGACTACATGCGCATGACAGGGAGAAGCGAGGAGCACATTGCTATTGTCAGAGAATATTTGGAAGCGCAAGGAATGTTCGGGATCCCTCGTCAAGGAGAAGTTGATTATACAAAAGTGCTTGAACTTGATCTTTCCAGCGTCAACCCTTGCGTGTCAGGGCCTAAGCGTCCGCAAGACAGAATTGAATTATCACAAGTAAAAATGAAATTTGAAGAGTTGATGAAGCTTCCCCTTGAAAGAGGGGGATATGGCAAAGGTGGCCAGTTGGAGCGTCCTAAAGTCTGTGTCCACTCAGGCGGGACGATTCTTCTTTCCAGAGAATACGTTTCAGGGGGAAAAGAGACGTTGGAAAGCGATGATGGCCATATTCCTGAAATGGATGAAGCTGAAATGGTGGCTAATCGGCCGATCACTTATGCAGTATCGAAAGGACCTCAAGAACCTGTTCAAATTGATGGAACTGTATGCGATACGGTCTTAACTCATGGGTCAGTTGTCATTGCAGCGATCACAAGCTGTACGAATACCAGCAATCCCAACGTGATGATAGGCGCCGGGCTTTTAGCAAAAAAAGCAGTGGAAAAAGGATTGAAAGTTAATAAGCGGGTAAAAACCAGTCTTGCTCCCGGTTCCAGAGTTGTCACTGACTATTTGGAGAAAAGCGGTTTGCAGCGCTATTTGAATGCTCTAGGATTCAATCTGGTTGCGTATGGGTGTACAACTTGCATTGGCAATAGCGGTCCATTGGATGATGAGATGGAAGAAGCTATCCGCTCAGCAGATTTGGTAACAGCCAGCGTTTTGAGCGGCAACAGAAATTTCGAAGCTCGAATCCACGGATCGGTCAAAGCGAATTTTTTAATGTCGCCTCCTTTAGTTGTCGCTTTTGCCATCGCGGGCAGGATCGATATTAACTTCGATCAAGAACCTCTCGGGTACGATCGGGAAGGTAACGAAGTGTATTTAAAAGATGTTTGGCCGACTCAGGAAGAGGTTAACGAGGCAATTCAAAGATCTTTGAAACCAACGATGTTTTCTGAAAGGTATTCAAATGTAGAATCTGATAATCCTGTTTGGAAAGGGATTGAAGTGGGTAAAGGGCTGCAGTATCCATGGAAGGATTCTAGCACCTACATTCAGTGTCCGCCTTATTTTGCAGGGTTTGAAAAGACATTGCCAGAGATGCCACCTCTTGAAGGAATGAGGCCTTTGGCTATTTATGGCGATTCAGTGACAACGGATCACATTTCTCCTGCAGGGGCTTTTAAATCCGACACTTCAGCTGGAAAATATTTGATTTCGAAAGGGGTGGAAGAAAAGCGTTTCAATAGCTACGGCAGCAGGAGAGGGAACCACAATGTCATGATGCGGGGAACGTTTGCAAATGTCCGCATTCGGAACCAAATGGCTGATGGAAAGGAGGGGGGATGGACAAAGTTGATGCCCGAAGGAAAGCTGATGCCTTTGTTTGACGCAAGCCAAGAGTATCAAAAGCGGAAAATTCCCCTGATTGTCTTTGCCGGTAAAGATTATGGGATGGGAAGTTCACGCGACTGGGCCGCGAAGGGAACAGCTTTGCTTGGCGTTCATGCTGTTGTTGCCGGCAGTTTCGAACGCATTCATAGAAGCAATCTTGTCGGGATGGGAGTGCTGCCTTTGCAGTTTATGGCAGGAGATAATGCGGATTCCCTCGGATTAACGGGAGAGGAGATCATCTCCGTGAAGGGGCTTGAAGAAGGAATTCGAGCCGGTCAAGAGGTTGAGCTGCATATTGAAAAGGATGGAAAAGTGCATAAAGTTCCCGTTATTGTCAGATTAGAGACTCCTGTTGAAGTGGACTATTACAAACACGGAGGAATCATGCCTTATGTGCTTCGGCAGTTGATTGCATAA
- a CDS encoding nucleoside deaminase produces the protein MNNITDSECIYLERCLTLAEISLKSGDEPFASLLVNEKGEIIAEARNRINEHNVLAHPEIELAQWAANHLTRNKRKLTTMYTTGEHCPMCAAAHGLVGLGKIVYISSSAQLASWLKELNIHEPPINFIPIQEILPHTQVIGPIAALTDRVKNMHVRHYAINCRST, from the coding sequence ATGAATAATATCACTGATAGCGAGTGTATCTATTTAGAACGCTGCCTGACTTTGGCAGAAATTTCTCTGAAATCCGGAGATGAACCGTTTGCTTCTCTGCTGGTAAACGAAAAAGGAGAAATTATTGCAGAAGCGCGCAATAGAATAAACGAGCATAATGTCTTAGCTCATCCTGAAATCGAACTTGCACAATGGGCTGCCAATCACCTGACTAGAAATAAAAGAAAGCTTACAACCATGTATACCACAGGAGAACACTGTCCAATGTGTGCAGCAGCTCACGGCTTGGTCGGCTTGGGTAAAATTGTGTACATAAGCTCGTCTGCTCAACTTGCTTCGTGGCTCAAGGAACTAAATATCCATGAACCACCGATAAATTTCATACCGATCCAGGAAATTTTGCCGCATACCCAAGTGATAGGGCCAATAGCTGCACTAACAGATAGAGTCAAAAACATGCATGTAAGGCATTATGCAATCAACTGCCGAAGCACATAA
- a CDS encoding DMT family transporter: protein MAAFWGPTFLLIKIGVEAVSPLALTTVRCGSAALFLLGYCLLTQRSLSAVFPSGKHLLFMAIFGNVVPFLCCAIGETMVQSSTAGIIEGSVPLIVALFTALFTPHRRLSKNEILGIAIGFLGILTIFAPDIMQTSGHTEERFLGKMFLVVMAVSFAASFVYSKEKLDNVPHIAAVTVQLILSGLILFLMTFFIEGRAAFHGFTFKVSAVALSLGIFGTAIPWCIYFHLIKKGSAAQVSLAVYLLPVVAVFLGWVFLDETLRWNLWLGVALILFSLILASGMLAKRRKTDHDNPLLRN from the coding sequence TTGGCGGCATTCTGGGGGCCTACATTTTTATTGATTAAAATAGGAGTTGAAGCAGTTTCTCCTTTGGCATTGACGACTGTCAGATGCGGATCTGCGGCTCTTTTCTTATTGGGGTATTGTTTACTGACTCAAAGATCTCTGTCAGCTGTTTTCCCTTCGGGAAAACACCTTTTGTTTATGGCTATTTTTGGAAATGTTGTGCCTTTCTTATGCTGTGCAATAGGGGAGACGATGGTTCAAAGTTCGACAGCAGGAATTATTGAAGGTTCCGTACCTTTGATTGTTGCCCTTTTTACTGCTCTTTTTACTCCTCACAGGAGATTGTCGAAAAATGAAATATTAGGCATCGCGATAGGTTTTTTGGGAATTTTAACGATTTTTGCTCCCGATATTATGCAGACATCAGGCCACACGGAAGAACGCTTTCTGGGCAAGATGTTTCTTGTTGTCATGGCTGTTTCTTTTGCAGCGAGCTTTGTTTATTCTAAAGAAAAGTTGGATAATGTTCCTCATATTGCCGCTGTGACGGTGCAGCTGATTTTATCGGGACTGATTTTGTTTTTAATGACATTTTTTATCGAGGGAAGAGCTGCCTTTCATGGATTTACCTTCAAGGTTTCAGCTGTTGCCTTGTCGCTCGGGATCTTTGGAACAGCAATTCCATGGTGCATCTATTTTCATTTAATTAAAAAAGGAAGCGCAGCTCAGGTTTCGCTTGCCGTCTATCTACTCCCTGTTGTCGCAGTTTTCTTAGGATGGGTATTCCTTGATGAAACGCTGCGATGGAACCTCTGGCTTGGTGTGGCGTTAATTCTTTTTTCCCTTATTCTTGCCAGCGGCATGTTGGCAAAACGCCGGAAAACGGATCACGACAATCCCTTATTGAGGAACTGA
- a CDS encoding nicotinamide mononucleotide transporter, which produces MTFENLSWIFVILSLAGNVFVIKKNVIGQWLWAISNIGWVVYDLSIGNYSQALLFAVYVCTSIWGIIAWTKDDQFLNKGLS; this is translated from the coding sequence ATGACTTTTGAAAATCTCTCCTGGATTTTTGTTATCCTATCGCTGGCAGGAAATGTTTTTGTCATAAAAAAAAATGTGATCGGCCAGTGGCTATGGGCAATCAGCAACATTGGATGGGTCGTCTATGATTTATCTATCGGCAACTACTCACAAGCGCTTTTGTTCGCAGTGTACGTCTGCACTTCCATTTGGGGAATCATCGCATGGACCAAAGACGATCAGTTCCTCAATAAGGGATTGTCGTGA
- a CDS encoding thymidine kinase encodes MTQTFSGKLEVICGSMFSGKTEELMLRLRRAEYAKKNVMTIKHEIDNRKSYSCIVSHSGVERTAQPIEPCKDGLNTLKRCVDGAVDVVGIDEIQFFPDEIIPILLMMVESGKRVLVAGLDMDFRCEPFGIVPTLMSLADEVCKLRAICVVCGNDANFTQRLINGKPAKYDDPTILVGGQECYEARCRRCYRIDRKRDHTGHFIEEFAMS; translated from the coding sequence ATGACTCAAACGTTCTCAGGCAAATTGGAGGTGATTTGCGGGTCGATGTTCTCAGGAAAAACAGAGGAGTTGATGCTGCGTCTTCGCCGCGCTGAGTATGCGAAAAAAAATGTGATGACAATTAAGCATGAGATTGATAACAGAAAGTCTTATTCTTGCATTGTTAGCCATAGCGGAGTTGAAAGGACCGCCCAGCCTATTGAACCTTGCAAAGATGGCTTGAACACCTTGAAACGGTGCGTAGATGGAGCTGTCGATGTCGTTGGAATTGACGAGATTCAGTTTTTCCCAGACGAGATCATTCCCATTTTGTTAATGATGGTAGAGAGCGGCAAACGAGTCTTAGTTGCAGGTCTGGACATGGATTTTCGTTGCGAACCTTTTGGGATTGTCCCTACTTTGATGTCGCTTGCCGACGAGGTGTGCAAATTGCGGGCGATTTGTGTTGTTTGCGGGAATGATGCAAATTTTACCCAGCGATTGATCAATGGGAAACCGGCTAAATATGACGATCCCACGATTCTTGTTGGAGGACAGGAGTGTTATGAAGCAAGATGCAGGCGATGCTACCGCATTGACCGTAAAAGGGATCACACCGGACACTTCATTGAAGAATTTGCAATGAGTTAA
- a CDS encoding ABC-F family ATP-binding cassette domain-containing protein, giving the protein MIKAENLTKSYGGLTLFSGISFQIDKGERCSFVGRNGSGKSTLFKILIGEESADEGVISMPKSYRIGYLHQHIRFTQPTVQMEAALCLPEEERETPYRVEVILSGLGFEEGDFSKPPESFSGGFQLRIQLAKTLAEEPDCLLLDEPTNYLDIISIRWLEKFLKNWKSELIIISHDRAFLDSISTHTMGIHRNKLQHLSGTTQEYYNHILLEEESQEKARLKIEKKKEHVESYINRFGAKATKAKQAQSRLKAIEKLPSLEKLTQLDNLDFQFQTSPFPGRCMLEARNLSFAYEGMEDLLISDFSLEVEPGERLAVIGKNGRGKSTLLKLLANELVPLNGEIKRSENLAVGYFGQTNVANLNPSLSIEEEISLSNPDLPFSEIKRICGIMMFSQKQSEKKIRVLSGGEKSRVLLGKILAAKCNLLLLDEPTNHLDLESVEALVKALETFPGSVIIVSHAEEILHRIPEKLILCHEDRQEIFLGNYGYFLEKIGWNDEGLIKAKSDKSDKKAQKRERAEKIQARSKELNPIKKKIERLEAEIEFKELELSDLQRQLESDPGSIAEAAKAYGTKQKEIDLLFQELEIQYEKHEQVMQSYHLD; this is encoded by the coding sequence ATGATTAAAGCTGAAAATCTGACTAAATCCTACGGCGGCCTAACGTTATTTTCCGGAATCTCCTTCCAGATTGACAAAGGGGAAAGATGCAGTTTTGTTGGACGCAACGGTTCTGGCAAAAGCACCTTGTTTAAAATCTTAATTGGCGAAGAAAGTGCTGATGAAGGGGTGATCTCAATGCCCAAAAGCTATCGAATCGGTTATCTCCATCAGCATATCCGATTCACGCAGCCTACTGTTCAAATGGAAGCTGCTCTTTGCTTACCTGAAGAAGAGAGAGAAACTCCCTATAGAGTCGAAGTGATTTTATCAGGCCTTGGATTTGAAGAAGGAGATTTTTCCAAACCCCCTGAAAGTTTTTCTGGAGGCTTTCAATTAAGAATTCAGCTTGCCAAAACTCTAGCTGAGGAACCAGACTGCCTTCTACTTGACGAACCGACAAACTATCTCGACATTATTTCCATACGATGGCTTGAAAAATTCCTCAAAAATTGGAAAAGTGAATTGATCATCATCTCGCATGACAGAGCTTTTTTAGACTCCATCTCCACACATACAATGGGAATCCATCGCAACAAGTTGCAGCATCTCTCAGGAACAACTCAGGAGTACTACAATCACATTTTACTCGAAGAAGAATCCCAAGAAAAAGCACGCCTGAAAATCGAAAAGAAAAAAGAGCATGTAGAGTCTTACATCAACCGATTTGGAGCCAAAGCGACAAAAGCTAAACAGGCACAGTCTCGATTAAAAGCGATTGAAAAACTCCCCTCTTTGGAAAAGTTGACGCAGTTAGACAACCTTGATTTCCAATTCCAAACCTCCCCTTTTCCAGGGCGATGCATGCTTGAGGCCAGAAATCTCTCTTTTGCCTATGAAGGAATGGAAGATCTTTTGATTTCCGATTTTTCTTTAGAAGTTGAGCCCGGTGAAAGGCTGGCAGTGATTGGAAAAAATGGCAGAGGCAAATCTACCCTGCTTAAACTCCTTGCTAATGAACTTGTACCCTTGAACGGAGAAATCAAAAGATCCGAAAATCTGGCAGTTGGATATTTTGGACAAACAAATGTCGCTAATCTCAATCCCAGCTTATCCATTGAGGAGGAGATCTCCCTTTCAAATCCCGATCTTCCCTTCAGCGAAATTAAGCGCATCTGCGGGATCATGATGTTTTCCCAAAAACAGTCTGAAAAAAAAATCCGCGTGTTGTCAGGGGGTGAGAAAAGCCGGGTACTTTTAGGCAAAATTCTGGCGGCTAAGTGCAATCTTCTCTTACTGGATGAACCGACAAATCATCTTGATCTTGAATCTGTGGAAGCGCTGGTGAAAGCCCTTGAAACATTTCCCGGAAGTGTTATCATCGTCTCTCACGCAGAAGAAATCCTGCATCGGATTCCAGAAAAGCTGATCCTCTGCCATGAAGATCGCCAAGAAATTTTTCTCGGAAATTATGGATATTTTCTCGAAAAAATCGGCTGGAATGACGAAGGTCTAATCAAAGCAAAATCGGATAAAAGCGACAAAAAAGCTCAAAAAAGAGAACGGGCTGAAAAGATACAAGCACGCTCAAAAGAGCTGAATCCCATAAAAAAGAAGATCGAAAGATTAGAAGCTGAAATTGAATTCAAAGAACTAGAGCTTTCCGATCTCCAACGCCAATTGGAATCCGATCCTGGAAGCATCGCCGAAGCGGCCAAAGCTTATGGAACGAAACAAAAAGAGATTGATCTTCTTTTTCAGGAACTGGAAATTCAATATGAAAAGCATGAGCAAGTCATGCAATCTTATCATCTTGATTAG
- a CDS encoding ester cyclase, whose product MDDIERVVSFFESIEKSDWNTLQEIIADDFKYFESTPDPIGKEIWLDFQIAIQTAFPDWAYNIQKVERINNAIEVTVSITGTHLGELNLPIEGFSSLPATRRKIHMPEEHALISLENGKIKELRIEQKLHGSLPGLLEQLGVE is encoded by the coding sequence ATGGATGATATTGAACGAGTAGTCTCATTCTTTGAGTCGATTGAAAAAAGCGATTGGAACACATTGCAGGAAATCATAGCCGATGATTTTAAATATTTCGAATCCACTCCTGATCCGATAGGAAAAGAGATCTGGCTGGATTTCCAAATTGCCATTCAAACAGCTTTTCCCGACTGGGCTTACAATATCCAAAAAGTTGAAAGGATCAACAACGCGATAGAAGTGACAGTGAGTATTACCGGCACTCATTTAGGCGAGCTTAATCTTCCTATTGAAGGGTTTTCTTCTTTGCCTGCAACTCGTCGAAAAATTCATATGCCGGAAGAACACGCATTGATCTCATTGGAAAATGGTAAAATTAAAGAGCTTAGGATAGAGCAAAAACTTCACGGCAGCCTTCCCGGCCTATTGGAACAGTTAGGGGTTGAATAA